GGGCCGCACAAGGCGTCGCGAACGTTCCCACCGACATCCCGTCGATCGTGTCTAACGCGTCCAAATGCTTGAACGCGGAAGAATGGTGGGGAGTTCCCCTCGCTCTCGAAGCGATCATCTGGCTTTCGATTCCGGGTGCGACTCCCGCAGGGAAAGATCCGTTTCAGCAACTGGACCGTGCGGTCGCGTTAGGCGATAAAGCGGGTGTCAGTCTTTCCCGCGCCTTTCAAATCCAGGCGTTAGCCGGAAGAGGAAATCAGGACGCGATCAAAAAGGCCGTAAAGGAACACGCGAAAATTTTAGAGAAAGGTCAGGGAAATCCCGAGTTTCAACTTCTCGAATCGTATGCGGAACAACTTTCCAGACACGAGTCCGATAAAATCTGGACCAAAGAAAAAGGCCATCGCGGTCCGTTGCTTCTCGGAAGTTTTCCGCAAGGCAAACGAGATCTGAAAGAAGACGACGATCTTCTCAAAGGTCTTTGATCCGAAGTCATTCTAACTAAGAATTCAATAGTAAGGAGAATATCCATGAAAGGAATCCGTTTCCAAATTCTAACCGTTCTTGCGTTGGCCCTTGCGTCTTCGCTTTCGGCGGCAGATCCGATCAATAAAACGATCTGCGTCTTCGATCCGTCCGGAACACACGGTGATATCTATAAGTCCGCTCTTCGTTATCAAGCACAGGCTCTGAACTGGGGAATCCGTCTCGAACCGAAGGCTTACACGGACGAAGTCGTTGCGAACTCCGATTTCAAAGCGGGCAAGTGCAATCTCGCTCTTTTGACGAGCCTTCGCGTTCGCGGTTACGTTCCCCAATCCGGTTCTCTCGAAGCGATCGGCGCTCTTCCTTCGTATGATCTTCTGAAAAGAACGATCGACGTTCTTGCAAATCCGAAAGCGAGACAGTTGAACGTCGCGGGAGAATACGAAACGATGGCGATGTTTCCCGGCGGTGCGGTATATCTTCTTTTGAGAGATAAGAATCTCCGTTCCATTAAAGATCTCGCAGGAAAGAAGATCGCGACTTTGACCTACGATCAAGCGGCGACTACGATGGTCGACGTTGTGGGTTCTTCCATGGTTCCCGCCGAGATCGCTACCTTTGCCGGAATTTTTAACAACGGACGTGCGGACGCTTGTTATTCTCCCGCGGTCGGTTTTAAACCTCTCGAATTGATGAAAGGCGTTATTCCGAACGGCGGAATCGTAAAGTTTCCGATCGGACAACTTACGTTTCAAATCGTCGGAAAGACCGCGGACTTTCCTGCGGATTACGGAAATCAATCCAGACAATGGGCGGCGACTCAGTTTGAAACGATGCTTGAGTTAACCAGAAAGGCGGAAAAAGAAGTTCCCGCCAAGTATTGGCTCGAAGTTCCCAAAGAAGAAGTCAAAGGTTACTTCGAGAAATTCAGGGAAGTTCGCATTAAACTCCGAGACAAGGGCGTATATCACGCTTCCATTCTCAAGCTGATGAAAGGAGTTCGTTGTAAGGCGGACGCCGCTGCGGAAGAATGTTCCGATTCCTTAGAATAACCAGATAGAACGAGAACGCATGGCAAAGAAAATCGTATCTTGGGCAGTATTGCTCTTTCTTTTTGTTCCTTTGATTCAAAGTTTCGGTCAGTTGGTCCAGGCTCGAATGCTCGAGTTGGGAGAATCCATCTGGCCGCGTTATGCGGAGATTCGGATTCACTGCATCGCGTCCGAAATCAATTCCTTGGAGAAGGTGGAAGTCAGCGCTTCCGATTCAGCGCTTTTGGAAGAACTGGATTTAGGAACGGATTCCGCTTCCAAAACGCCCTCGAAAAAGGAAAACACGGCAGAGTCTTCCGTGTTGCCTCCGATGGAGTTGAGCCTGGGGCAAAAACTCTATTGCGGCACGGAACGAAAACTTTCTTCGATCACGATCTTTGCAATCGACTATATTCCGATGACGATGGTGATTCTGCTTCTCGTCGCCGGGATCGTCTCGACTACGAGGCGTTATCATATCGCTCTCAAAAACCCCGAAAACAAAAAGGAAGAACTCGCTTCGGAGTTAAGTCAGATTCTCGCGAATGCGATCCTTGTTTTTTCCGCAGCGTCCATGTTGCCGTTCAGCAAGGGAGTGGACGCGCAGATCCAAGTCTTGTGGATCGCGGGGCTCGTTTTTCTGAGCGCATTGAACGTTTATAATATTCGAAATTCTGAATTTACTCATATTCCGGCGGACCGGCAAAAAAGCAGGATGTCCGAGATTCTTCTCGCGATTCCGTTGTATTGTTGGATGGCCGTCGTCTGCGGAGTGTATTTTACTCTGATCGAATATCATCCAGCCGGTCTTGCGATCTATCTGCAGAAATTGACCGCGCACGCCACGTTGTATATACAGATCGGTTTGTACGTTTGGACCGGGATTTTACTCCGCGACACTTCTCTCGGGAGAAGATTCTTCGATCTATTGAAACCTTGGAAACTTCCCGCGGAACTTTTAGCGGTGATCGTCGTGATCGCGGCGGCGCTTCCGACCGCCTACAGCGGCGCTTCCGGGATCGTCGTATTGGCGTTAGGTGCGACCATCTTCGTGGAACTCCGAAGAGCGGGCGCCTCGCAGGAAAGAGCGTTAGCCGCAACCGCCATGAGCGGAAGTTTGGGAGTGGTTCTTCCTCCTTGTCTTTTGGTGGTGATCGTCGCTTCTTTGAATCTGGACGTGACCACGGACGAACTCTTTCACTGGGGTTGGAGAGTATTCGCGGTTTCCACGACCTTGTTCTTGGCAGTAAGCTGGTTTTTACGCAAAGAATCCTGGAAGATTCAGCCGGAATCCGGCGCGATGAAAACGACTTGGTCCGTTTTTAAACCGTTCAGTTTGTATATTCTGATCGCGGTTGTGATCGTATTCGTGCTTGTGTTCGGTCTCAATACGCATTTCGACGAACATACGGCTCCGTATATGTTGCCGATCGCGATGCTTGCTTTGATTTACTGGGATCACAAACAGAGTCAGAAGGAGCATCATCCCGCTTCGAACGTGCGAGACGTCGTGAAGATTTCCAGAACCTCGTATGATACCGGCTCTCACCTCGGCGCTCTTTTGATGCTCATGGGGCTTTCGGCTTGTATGGGAGGGGTGTTCGAGCGTTCCAACGTGATCAATCTCTTCCCGAGCCAGTTAGGTTCTCCATTGTCCGCGATGATCGTTTTGACGATCGCTCTCGTGATCATCGGAATGCTGATGGATCCGTACGGCGCGGTGATCTTGGTTTCCGTTACGCTGTATCCGATCGCGAAGGCGAACGGAATTCATCCATTGAACTTTTGGATGACGGCTCTCGTTTCCTTCGAGTTGGGATATTTGACTCCGCCGGTGGCGCTCAATCACCTTTTGACCAAACACGTAGTACGCGAGTATTTGGAGAAAGAACCGGAAATTCATCACGCGAGTTTCTTTTCGAGATACGAGCGCGTGATCGTTCCGATCATCGTTCTTTTTCTGACTTTGATCGTAACTGCCTTCGGTCCGATTCTCTATCAAAACTGGGGATCTAAGTAAAGAATTCAGAAGAGAAAGAATTCTTACTGAAAAGCATTGGGAAGTCGAAAAATTCTTTCGAAAGAGTTTCGATACTTCTTCGAGTATTTCGGAAATCAAAAGCCCGGGCGGAAACGTTCGGGCTTTTTTCGTTTGTGCGGGTTTGTTCTAGTTCGGACAAAGAATGAAAGGAGTCTTTCGGCTGAATTGCTTTATCTAATTTGAATATTCTAAATCGTAAATTTTCTTGTGAACTGCGAACGCATAAATCGAGGATTACTTTCGCGCAACGGCTAGAAAGGCGGAAGTTTCGAGAACATTCTTTCCGTATCTGCGTTCGATGATTCTGCCGCAGTCCAAAATCAAGTCTCTGGAATTTCCGAAATTCTTTCCGGAAAGAGCGGTTTCAAATTGTTTCGTGAATTCTCCGGAGGGAATTCCGATCGCGGAATAAATCCGGTCCGAAACCAAGATCCAATATTCACCCGCTTTTAAGGTGGTCTTTTTGAGATCCAACTCGACCGCCTTGTAATCGAAGTAACGAACTTTCGTTTTTTCGAAGGCGTTTAACCGTTCGTTTTTATACACGAAAGCGGGCAGCTCTTGAAAATGAATCCAACCCAATTCTCCCGTTTTAGCGACGAGATAAAAGAGGGAAAGGTTTAAGAACGGAATCGGCATCTTGGAAAGAATTTTTCCGATCTTTAAGACCATTTCCTCTCCGCGGACACCGGAGGTTTCGTTGGCTAAGGAGAGAATTCCTTCGAGTCTCGCTTTGAACGCGGATTCCAAAACGCCCGGACTCGGAAATCCCGCGAGAATCCCCACGCAGCCGTCCGCGCTCGGAATGACGTTCACATAATCGCAGTTAGAGTCTCCGCTCATTCTCGGGAAAAGGGAAACGTCCAAATTGCGGATCTTGGGAAGTTGAATCCGATAAAACGCGCGCTGCACCGAATCGGCGATCTCCCTCGTTCTTTCATTCATCGCTTCTTGGGTCGGTTCGTCTTCCATTTCCTTTTGTTGAAAGAATTTCAGACGAAACGCGCGAACGAGTTCCCCGATTTCGTCGTCCCGGTTGGCGACGGGATGTTCTTCGTAGACGTCGCTTCCCCAGTCTTGAACGAGAGTCACAAGAGAACGCATCGAAGCGTATATTAGCTTTACGGAATAGAATACGAGAGAGGCCAAAAGCATCGAAAAGGAAAGGGCAAAGGCGAGACGGATCGAAAGGGAGATCGCCTTGCTTTGACCCAAAGGAGAT
The window above is part of the Leptospira yasudae genome. Proteins encoded here:
- a CDS encoding putative solute-binding protein; translated protein: MKGIRFQILTVLALALASSLSAADPINKTICVFDPSGTHGDIYKSALRYQAQALNWGIRLEPKAYTDEVVANSDFKAGKCNLALLTSLRVRGYVPQSGSLEAIGALPSYDLLKRTIDVLANPKARQLNVAGEYETMAMFPGGAVYLLLRDKNLRSIKDLAGKKIATLTYDQAATTMVDVVGSSMVPAEIATFAGIFNNGRADACYSPAVGFKPLELMKGVIPNGGIVKFPIGQLTFQIVGKTADFPADYGNQSRQWAATQFETMLELTRKAEKEVPAKYWLEVPKEEVKGYFEKFREVRIKLRDKGVYHASILKLMKGVRCKADAAAEECSDSLE
- a CDS encoding TRAP transporter large permease subunit, translating into MAKKIVSWAVLLFLFVPLIQSFGQLVQARMLELGESIWPRYAEIRIHCIASEINSLEKVEVSASDSALLEELDLGTDSASKTPSKKENTAESSVLPPMELSLGQKLYCGTERKLSSITIFAIDYIPMTMVILLLVAGIVSTTRRYHIALKNPENKKEELASELSQILANAILVFSAASMLPFSKGVDAQIQVLWIAGLVFLSALNVYNIRNSEFTHIPADRQKSRMSEILLAIPLYCWMAVVCGVYFTLIEYHPAGLAIYLQKLTAHATLYIQIGLYVWTGILLRDTSLGRRFFDLLKPWKLPAELLAVIVVIAAALPTAYSGASGIVVLALGATIFVELRRAGASQERALAATAMSGSLGVVLPPCLLVVIVASLNLDVTTDELFHWGWRVFAVSTTLFLAVSWFLRKESWKIQPESGAMKTTWSVFKPFSLYILIAVVIVFVLVFGLNTHFDEHTAPYMLPIAMLALIYWDHKQSQKEHHPASNVRDVVKISRTSYDTGSHLGALLMLMGLSACMGGVFERSNVINLFPSQLGSPLSAMIVLTIALVIIGMLMDPYGAVILVSVTLYPIAKANGIHPLNFWMTALVSFELGYLTPPVALNHLLTKHVVREYLEKEPEIHHASFFSRYERVIVPIIVLFLTLIVTAFGPILYQNWGSK
- the rktP gene encoding Arg-Lys translocation region protein phosphatase RktP; the encoded protein is MLNKIPSKLKLPIAVFVLSFLFFLIYTVADDIILKSPLGQSKAISLSIRLAFALSFSMLLASLVFYSVKLIYASMRSLVTLVQDWGSDVYEEHPVANRDDEIGELVRAFRLKFFQQKEMEDEPTQEAMNERTREIADSVQRAFYRIQLPKIRNLDVSLFPRMSGDSNCDYVNVIPSADGCVGILAGFPSPGVLESAFKARLEGILSLANETSGVRGEEMVLKIGKILSKMPIPFLNLSLFYLVAKTGELGWIHFQELPAFVYKNERLNAFEKTKVRYFDYKAVELDLKKTTLKAGEYWILVSDRIYSAIGIPSGEFTKQFETALSGKNFGNSRDLILDCGRIIERRYGKNVLETSAFLAVARK